One window of Siniperca chuatsi isolate FFG_IHB_CAS linkage group LG15, ASM2008510v1, whole genome shotgun sequence genomic DNA carries:
- the stxbp5b gene encoding syntaxin-binding protein 5 isoform X10: MKKFNIRKVLDGLTAASSSSSTTAQPGTPRENDIIQETLQSEHFQLCKTVRHGFPYQPSSMAFDPVQKILAVGTQSGALRLFGRAGVECYCQHESGAAVIQLQFLINEGALVSALTDDSIHLWNLRQKIPAILHSLKFSRERITYCHLPFQSKWLYIGTERGNIHIVNVESFTLSGYVIMWNKAIELSTKTHPGPVVHISDNPMDEGKLLIGFECGVVVLWDLKCKKADYRYSYDEAIHSVAWHHEGKQFVCSHSDGTLTTWNVRVPAKPAQIITPHGKQPKDGKKPEPCKPILKVEYKTTRAGDPFMVLSGGLSYDTVGRRACLTVMHGKSTAVLEMDYPIVDFLTLCETPYPNDFQEPYAVVVLLEKDLVVIDLGQIGYPIFENPYPLTIHESPVTCCEYFADCPAELIPALYSVGSRQKRQGYSKKEWPISGGNWGQGAQSYPEIIITGHADGTIKFWDASALMLQVLYKLKTAKVFERARGKEDKPSTEIVEEDPFAIQTSSWCPESRMLCVAGVSAHVIIYRFSKQEVTTEDVQLLEVRMQCEFSNGDSPDPGGQQTPTLLTPGASSSPQEIEPPTQSSTGSNSTDGPRDNIPCLQVRSSPLKQSPGYQVELVIQLVWVSGEPPQPITSLAINSSYGLVVLGNSNGLAVVDYLQKTLLLNMGTTELYSPSDPYPRQPRSPRKPRQPSGAPCDSNDGSNTSEDRCKSPTSGSTSPCNSDDERKQKFIDKDAKDNSFTRSRSSSVTSIDRESREAISSFHFCESFPRKMDNLVSPCLLVGTTQGSVTMVALSLPPSGDQRLQQPVSISSCGTMVRLKGGILTMALLDATGTLLPPSYEPWYDSNASDEEKEKSRKRRPASPPLSQEGQDSQFAVLCSEKQAKVVAMPSQTRIYKHNITETSFVLRADVVQMTGANCIACFCANGHIMTLSLPSLRPLLDVNYLPLTDMRIARTFCFSNLGQALYLISATEIQRITYSQETCDNLQEMLSELFTPVETPEAPNRGFFKGLFGGGAQSLDREDLFGETAAGKASRSLAQHIPGPGSMEGMKSAASGVVGDLARARIALDERGQKLGELEERTAAMMASADSFSKHAHDMMLKYKDKKWYQL; the protein is encoded by the exons CTTTGGCCGTGCGGGTGTGGAGTGCTACTGTCAGCATGAGAGCGGTGCTGCTGTCATCCAGCTCCAGTTCCTGATCAACGAG GGGGCGCTGGTGAGTGCCTTAACTGATGACAGCATCCACCTGTGGAACCTGAGGCAAAAAATCCCTGCAATACTGCATTCACTCAAGTTCAGCAGGGAGAG AATCACATACTGCCACCTGCCCTTCCAGAGCAAATGGCTTTACATCGGCACAGAAAGAGGAAACATCCACATTGTCAACGTGGAGTCCTTCACTCTCTCAGGCTACGTCATCATGTGGAACAAAGCCATCGAACT ATCCACCAAGACACACCCAGGGCCTGTCGTGCACATCAGTGATAACCCCATGGATGAAGGAAAG CTTCTGATTGGATTTGAGTGTGGGGTAGTGGTGTTGTGGGATTTGAAGTGCAAAAAAGCTGACTACCGCTACAGTTATGATGAG GCGATCCACTCTGTAGCCTGGCACCATGAGGGTAAACAGTTTGTTTGCAGCCACTCTGATGGCACTCTGACCACATGGAATGTACGAGTCCCAGCCAAGCCTGCACAGATCATCACACCACATG GAAAGCAGCCTAAGGATGGAAAAAAGCCAGAGCCATGCAAGCCTATCCTGAAGGTGGAGTACAAAACAACAAGGGCTGG GGACCCATTCATGGTCCTGTCTGGAGGTCTGTCTTATGACACAGTGGGGAGGAGAGCCTGTCTGACTGTGATGCATGGAAAGAGCACTGCCGTCCTGGAGATGGACTACCCCATTGTAGATTTCCTTACACTGTGTGAAACTCCATATCCAAATG ACTTTCAGGAGCCTTATGCTGTGGTGGTCCTCCTCGAGAAGGATTTAGTTGTAATAGACCTTGGACAGATTGG GTACCCTATATTTGAGAATCCATATCCTCTGACTATCCATGAGTCACCAGTGACCTGCTGTGAATACTTTGCTGACTGCCCTGCTGAACTTATTCCTGCACTTTATTCTGTCGGCAGCCGGCAAAAGAGACAAGGTTACAGCAAGAAG GAATGGCCCATTAGTGGGGGAAACTGGGGCCAAGGCGCTCAGAGTTACCCAGAGATCATAATCACTGG ACATGCTGATGGGACGATCAAATTTTGGGATGCTTCTGCAT TAATGCTTCAAGTGCTGTACAAGCTGAAGACTGCTAAGGTTTTTGAGAGGGCTCGCGGTAAGGAGGATAAGCCAAGTACAGAAATAGTAGAGGAGGACCCGTTTGCCATCCAAACCTCATCCTGGTGCCCTGAGAGCAGGATGCTCTGTGTGGCTGGGGTGTCTGCCCACGTTATCATCTATAGGTTCAGCAAACAAGAAGTCACCACTGAAGATGTGCAG CTTTTGGAGGTGCGGATGCAGTGTGAGTTTAGCAATGGGGACTCTCCTGACCCAGGGGGGCAGCAGACCCCCACCCTGCTCACCCCAGGAGCTTCCTCCAGCCCTCAGGAGATCGAGCCACCCACTCAGTCCTCCACAGGCAGCAACTCCACTGATGGACCCCGAGACAATATACCATGCCTGCA GGTGCGGAGCTCCCCACTGAAGCAGTCTCCGGGCTACCAGGTGGAGCTGGTGATCCAGCTGGTGTGGGTGAGCGGGGAGCCACCTCAGCCGATCACCAGCCTGGCTATCAACTCCTCCTACGGCCT tgtggTGTTAGGAAACAGTAATGGCCTGGCTGTGGTGGACTACCTCCAGAAAACTCTGCTTCTCAACATGGGCACAACAGAGCTGTACAGCCCATCTGACCCCTACCCGAGGCAGCCTCGCTCCCCACGCAAACCACGACAGCCCTCTGGAG CACCCTGTGATTCCAACGATGGGTCCAACACCTCAGAGGACCGCTGCAAATCACCTACTTCAG GATCTACTTCACCTTGCAATTCTGATGATGAACGTAAACAGAAGTTCATAGACAAGG ATGCCAAGGATAACTCATTCACCCGCTCACGTAGTTCAAGTGTAACCAGCATAGACAGAGAATCTCGAGAGGCCATCTCCTCCTTTCACTTCTGTGAGAGTTTCCCCAGGAAGATGGACAACCTGGTCAGCCCCTGTCTGCTGGTGGGAACCACCCAGGGCTCTGTGACGATGGTGGCCCTCAGCCTGCCACCCAGTGGGGACCAGAGGCTCCAGCAACCAGTGAGCATCTCCTCCTGCG GCACTATGGTCAGACTCAAAGGAGGCATTTTGACTATGGCCCTGTTGGACGCTACTGGAACTCTGCTGCCCCCTTCCTACGAGCCATGGTATGACTCAAATGCCTCcgatgaggagaaggagaagagccGGAAGCGCAGGCCAGCCTCCCCTCCCTTGTCACAAGAAGGTCAAGATTCCCAGTTCGCCGTGCTGTGTTCAGAGAAACAGGCCAAAGTGGTGGCCATGCCCTCCCAAACCCGCAtctacaaacacaacatcacaGAGACCTCCTTCGTGCTGAGGGCTGATGTTGTGCAGATGACCGGAGCTAACTGCATCGCCTGTTTCTGCGCTAACGGGCATATCATGACTCTGAG TTTGCCCAGTCTAAGGCCTCTGCTGGATGTGAACTACCTGCCGCTGACAGATATGCGGATAGCCAGAACATTCTGCTTTTCTAACCTGGGTCAGGCCCTATACCTCATCTCTGCCACCGAGATCCAGAGGATCACCTATAGCCAGGAGACCTGCGATAACCTGCAG GAGATGCTCAGTGAGTTATTTACCCCTGTGGAGACACCAGAGGCTCCTAACAGAGGTTTCTTCAAAGGCCTTTTTGGGGGAGGAGCTCAGTCTCTGGACAGGGAAGACCTCT TTGGTGAAACAGCTGCTGGTAAGGCCTCCCGTAGCCTGGCCCAGCACATCCCAGGCCCAGGGAGCATGGAGGGCATGAAGAGTGCAGCATCTGGGGTTGTGGGTGACCTGGCCCGCGCCCGGATAGCTCTGGACGAGAGGGGGCAAAAACTGGGCGAGCTGGAGGAAAGAACGGCAGCCATGATGGCCAGCGCAGACTCCTTTTCTAAACATGCTCATGAT ATGATGCTGAAGTACAAAGATAAGAAGTGGTACCAGCTCTGA
- the stxbp5b gene encoding syntaxin-binding protein 5 isoform X5, whose amino-acid sequence MKKFNIRKVLDGLTAASSSSSTTAQPGTPRENDIIQETLQSEHFQLCKTVRHGFPYQPSSMAFDPVQKILAVGTQSGALRLFGRAGVECYCQHESGAAVIQLQFLINEGALVSALTDDSIHLWNLRQKIPAILHSLKFSRERITYCHLPFQSKWLYIGTERGNIHIVNVESFTLSGYVIMWNKAIELSTKTHPGPVVHISDNPMDEGKLLIGFECGVVVLWDLKCKKADYRYSYDEAIHSVAWHHEGKQFVCSHSDGTLTTWNVRVPAKPAQIITPHGKQPKDGKKPEPCKPILKVEYKTTRAGDPFMVLSGGLSYDTVGRRACLTVMHGKSTAVLEMDYPIVDFLTLCETPYPNDFQEPYAVVVLLEKDLVVIDLGQIGYPIFENPYPLTIHESPVTCCEYFADCPAELIPALYSVGSRQKRQGYSKKEWPISGGNWGQGAQSYPEIIITGHADGTIKFWDASALMLQVLYKLKTAKVFERARGKEDKPSTEIVEEDPFAIQTSSWCPESRMLCVAGVSAHVIIYRFSKQEVTTEDVQLLEVRMQCEFSNGDSPDPGGQQTPTLLTPGASSSPQEIEPPTQSSTGSNSTDGPRDNIPCLQVRSSPLKQSPGYQVELVIQLVWVSGEPPQPITSLAINSSYGLVVLGNSNGLAVVDYLQKTLLLNMGTTELYSPSDPYPRQPRSPRKPRQPSGAPCDSNDGSNTSEDRCKSPTSAKMSRKISSSSEQKPDLEERFQRWRSLTYKKRFCCVTEDKAAARMSQKGGVCRTKSVPNCYAKDNSFTRSRSSSVTSIDRESREAISSFHFCESFPRKMDNLVSPCLLVGTTQGSVTMVALSLPPSGDQRLQQPVSISSCGTMVRLKGGILTMALLDATGTLLPPSYEPWYDSNASDEEKEKSRKRRPASPPLSQEGQDSQFAVLCSEKQAKVVAMPSQTRIYKHNITETSFVLRADVVQMTGANCIACFCANGHIMTLSLPSLRPLLDVNYLPLTDMRIARTFCFSNLGQALYLISATEIQRITYSQETCDNLQEMLSELFTPVETPEAPNRGFFKGLFGGGAQSLDREDLFGETAAGKASRSLAQHIPGPGSMEGMKSAASGVVGDLARARIALDERGQKLGELEERTAAMMASADSFSKHAHDMMLKYKDKKWYQL is encoded by the exons CTTTGGCCGTGCGGGTGTGGAGTGCTACTGTCAGCATGAGAGCGGTGCTGCTGTCATCCAGCTCCAGTTCCTGATCAACGAG GGGGCGCTGGTGAGTGCCTTAACTGATGACAGCATCCACCTGTGGAACCTGAGGCAAAAAATCCCTGCAATACTGCATTCACTCAAGTTCAGCAGGGAGAG AATCACATACTGCCACCTGCCCTTCCAGAGCAAATGGCTTTACATCGGCACAGAAAGAGGAAACATCCACATTGTCAACGTGGAGTCCTTCACTCTCTCAGGCTACGTCATCATGTGGAACAAAGCCATCGAACT ATCCACCAAGACACACCCAGGGCCTGTCGTGCACATCAGTGATAACCCCATGGATGAAGGAAAG CTTCTGATTGGATTTGAGTGTGGGGTAGTGGTGTTGTGGGATTTGAAGTGCAAAAAAGCTGACTACCGCTACAGTTATGATGAG GCGATCCACTCTGTAGCCTGGCACCATGAGGGTAAACAGTTTGTTTGCAGCCACTCTGATGGCACTCTGACCACATGGAATGTACGAGTCCCAGCCAAGCCTGCACAGATCATCACACCACATG GAAAGCAGCCTAAGGATGGAAAAAAGCCAGAGCCATGCAAGCCTATCCTGAAGGTGGAGTACAAAACAACAAGGGCTGG GGACCCATTCATGGTCCTGTCTGGAGGTCTGTCTTATGACACAGTGGGGAGGAGAGCCTGTCTGACTGTGATGCATGGAAAGAGCACTGCCGTCCTGGAGATGGACTACCCCATTGTAGATTTCCTTACACTGTGTGAAACTCCATATCCAAATG ACTTTCAGGAGCCTTATGCTGTGGTGGTCCTCCTCGAGAAGGATTTAGTTGTAATAGACCTTGGACAGATTGG GTACCCTATATTTGAGAATCCATATCCTCTGACTATCCATGAGTCACCAGTGACCTGCTGTGAATACTTTGCTGACTGCCCTGCTGAACTTATTCCTGCACTTTATTCTGTCGGCAGCCGGCAAAAGAGACAAGGTTACAGCAAGAAG GAATGGCCCATTAGTGGGGGAAACTGGGGCCAAGGCGCTCAGAGTTACCCAGAGATCATAATCACTGG ACATGCTGATGGGACGATCAAATTTTGGGATGCTTCTGCAT TAATGCTTCAAGTGCTGTACAAGCTGAAGACTGCTAAGGTTTTTGAGAGGGCTCGCGGTAAGGAGGATAAGCCAAGTACAGAAATAGTAGAGGAGGACCCGTTTGCCATCCAAACCTCATCCTGGTGCCCTGAGAGCAGGATGCTCTGTGTGGCTGGGGTGTCTGCCCACGTTATCATCTATAGGTTCAGCAAACAAGAAGTCACCACTGAAGATGTGCAG CTTTTGGAGGTGCGGATGCAGTGTGAGTTTAGCAATGGGGACTCTCCTGACCCAGGGGGGCAGCAGACCCCCACCCTGCTCACCCCAGGAGCTTCCTCCAGCCCTCAGGAGATCGAGCCACCCACTCAGTCCTCCACAGGCAGCAACTCCACTGATGGACCCCGAGACAATATACCATGCCTGCA GGTGCGGAGCTCCCCACTGAAGCAGTCTCCGGGCTACCAGGTGGAGCTGGTGATCCAGCTGGTGTGGGTGAGCGGGGAGCCACCTCAGCCGATCACCAGCCTGGCTATCAACTCCTCCTACGGCCT tgtggTGTTAGGAAACAGTAATGGCCTGGCTGTGGTGGACTACCTCCAGAAAACTCTGCTTCTCAACATGGGCACAACAGAGCTGTACAGCCCATCTGACCCCTACCCGAGGCAGCCTCGCTCCCCACGCAAACCACGACAGCCCTCTGGAG CACCCTGTGATTCCAACGATGGGTCCAACACCTCAGAGGACCGCTGCAAATCACCTACTTCAG CCAAGATGTCACGGAAAATTAGCTCGTCTAGCGAGCAAAAGCCAGACCTGG AGGAGAGGTTCCAACGATGGCGCTCTCTCACATATAAGAAGCGCTTTTGTTGTGTGACGGAAGACAAAGCGGCAGCCAGGATGAGCCAGAAGGGGGGTGTCTGTAGAACAAAGTCAGTCCCCAACTGCT ATGCCAAGGATAACTCATTCACCCGCTCACGTAGTTCAAGTGTAACCAGCATAGACAGAGAATCTCGAGAGGCCATCTCCTCCTTTCACTTCTGTGAGAGTTTCCCCAGGAAGATGGACAACCTGGTCAGCCCCTGTCTGCTGGTGGGAACCACCCAGGGCTCTGTGACGATGGTGGCCCTCAGCCTGCCACCCAGTGGGGACCAGAGGCTCCAGCAACCAGTGAGCATCTCCTCCTGCG GCACTATGGTCAGACTCAAAGGAGGCATTTTGACTATGGCCCTGTTGGACGCTACTGGAACTCTGCTGCCCCCTTCCTACGAGCCATGGTATGACTCAAATGCCTCcgatgaggagaaggagaagagccGGAAGCGCAGGCCAGCCTCCCCTCCCTTGTCACAAGAAGGTCAAGATTCCCAGTTCGCCGTGCTGTGTTCAGAGAAACAGGCCAAAGTGGTGGCCATGCCCTCCCAAACCCGCAtctacaaacacaacatcacaGAGACCTCCTTCGTGCTGAGGGCTGATGTTGTGCAGATGACCGGAGCTAACTGCATCGCCTGTTTCTGCGCTAACGGGCATATCATGACTCTGAG TTTGCCCAGTCTAAGGCCTCTGCTGGATGTGAACTACCTGCCGCTGACAGATATGCGGATAGCCAGAACATTCTGCTTTTCTAACCTGGGTCAGGCCCTATACCTCATCTCTGCCACCGAGATCCAGAGGATCACCTATAGCCAGGAGACCTGCGATAACCTGCAG GAGATGCTCAGTGAGTTATTTACCCCTGTGGAGACACCAGAGGCTCCTAACAGAGGTTTCTTCAAAGGCCTTTTTGGGGGAGGAGCTCAGTCTCTGGACAGGGAAGACCTCT TTGGTGAAACAGCTGCTGGTAAGGCCTCCCGTAGCCTGGCCCAGCACATCCCAGGCCCAGGGAGCATGGAGGGCATGAAGAGTGCAGCATCTGGGGTTGTGGGTGACCTGGCCCGCGCCCGGATAGCTCTGGACGAGAGGGGGCAAAAACTGGGCGAGCTGGAGGAAAGAACGGCAGCCATGATGGCCAGCGCAGACTCCTTTTCTAAACATGCTCATGAT ATGATGCTGAAGTACAAAGATAAGAAGTGGTACCAGCTCTGA
- the stxbp5b gene encoding syntaxin-binding protein 5 isoform X7: MKKFNIRKVLDGLTAASSSSSTTAQPGTPRENDIIQETLQSEHFQLCKTVRHGFPYQPSSMAFDPVQKILAVGTQSGALRLFGRAGVECYCQHESGAAVIQLQFLINEGALVSALTDDSIHLWNLRQKIPAILHSLKFSRERITYCHLPFQSKWLYIGTERGNIHIVNVESFTLSGYVIMWNKAIELSTKTHPGPVVHISDNPMDEGKLLIGFECGVVVLWDLKCKKADYRYSYDEAIHSVAWHHEGKQFVCSHSDGTLTTWNVRVPAKPAQIITPHGKQPKDGKKPEPCKPILKVEYKTTRAGDPFMVLSGGLSYDTVGRRACLTVMHGKSTAVLEMDYPIVDFLTLCETPYPNDFQEPYAVVVLLEKDLVVIDLGQIGYPIFENPYPLTIHESPVTCCEYFADCPAELIPALYSVGSRQKRQGYSKKEWPISGGNWGQGAQSYPEIIITGHADGTIKFWDASALMLQVLYKLKTAKVFERARGKEDKPSTEIVEEDPFAIQTSSWCPESRMLCVAGVSAHVIIYRFSKQEVTTEDVQLLEVRMQCEFSNGDSPDPGGQQTPTLLTPGASSSPQEIEPPTQSSTGSNSTDGPRDNIPCLQVRSSPLKQSPGYQVELVIQLVWVSGEPPQPITSLAINSSYGLVVLGNSNGLAVVDYLQKTLLLNMGTTELYSPSDPYPRQPRSPRKPRQPSGDIPTVTSCMSRLSNLYTESVKKLRSSHFTPCDSNDGSNTSEDRCKSPTSGSTSPCNSDDERKQKFIDKDAKDNSFTRSRSSSVTSIDRESREAISSFHFCESFPRKMDNLVSPCLLVGTTQGSVTMVALSLPPSGDQRLQQPVSISSCGTMVRLKGGILTMALLDATGTLLPPSYEPWYDSNASDEEKEKSRKRRPASPPLSQEGQDSQFAVLCSEKQAKVVAMPSQTRIYKHNITETSFVLRADVVQMTGANCIACFCANGHIMTLSLPSLRPLLDVNYLPLTDMRIARTFCFSNLGQALYLISATEIQRITYSQETCDNLQEMLSELFTPVETPEAPNRGFFKGLFGGGAQSLDREDLFGETAAGKASRSLAQHIPGPGSMEGMKSAASGVVGDLARARIALDERGQKLGELEERTAAMMASADSFSKHAHDMMLKYKDKKWYQL, translated from the exons CTTTGGCCGTGCGGGTGTGGAGTGCTACTGTCAGCATGAGAGCGGTGCTGCTGTCATCCAGCTCCAGTTCCTGATCAACGAG GGGGCGCTGGTGAGTGCCTTAACTGATGACAGCATCCACCTGTGGAACCTGAGGCAAAAAATCCCTGCAATACTGCATTCACTCAAGTTCAGCAGGGAGAG AATCACATACTGCCACCTGCCCTTCCAGAGCAAATGGCTTTACATCGGCACAGAAAGAGGAAACATCCACATTGTCAACGTGGAGTCCTTCACTCTCTCAGGCTACGTCATCATGTGGAACAAAGCCATCGAACT ATCCACCAAGACACACCCAGGGCCTGTCGTGCACATCAGTGATAACCCCATGGATGAAGGAAAG CTTCTGATTGGATTTGAGTGTGGGGTAGTGGTGTTGTGGGATTTGAAGTGCAAAAAAGCTGACTACCGCTACAGTTATGATGAG GCGATCCACTCTGTAGCCTGGCACCATGAGGGTAAACAGTTTGTTTGCAGCCACTCTGATGGCACTCTGACCACATGGAATGTACGAGTCCCAGCCAAGCCTGCACAGATCATCACACCACATG GAAAGCAGCCTAAGGATGGAAAAAAGCCAGAGCCATGCAAGCCTATCCTGAAGGTGGAGTACAAAACAACAAGGGCTGG GGACCCATTCATGGTCCTGTCTGGAGGTCTGTCTTATGACACAGTGGGGAGGAGAGCCTGTCTGACTGTGATGCATGGAAAGAGCACTGCCGTCCTGGAGATGGACTACCCCATTGTAGATTTCCTTACACTGTGTGAAACTCCATATCCAAATG ACTTTCAGGAGCCTTATGCTGTGGTGGTCCTCCTCGAGAAGGATTTAGTTGTAATAGACCTTGGACAGATTGG GTACCCTATATTTGAGAATCCATATCCTCTGACTATCCATGAGTCACCAGTGACCTGCTGTGAATACTTTGCTGACTGCCCTGCTGAACTTATTCCTGCACTTTATTCTGTCGGCAGCCGGCAAAAGAGACAAGGTTACAGCAAGAAG GAATGGCCCATTAGTGGGGGAAACTGGGGCCAAGGCGCTCAGAGTTACCCAGAGATCATAATCACTGG ACATGCTGATGGGACGATCAAATTTTGGGATGCTTCTGCAT TAATGCTTCAAGTGCTGTACAAGCTGAAGACTGCTAAGGTTTTTGAGAGGGCTCGCGGTAAGGAGGATAAGCCAAGTACAGAAATAGTAGAGGAGGACCCGTTTGCCATCCAAACCTCATCCTGGTGCCCTGAGAGCAGGATGCTCTGTGTGGCTGGGGTGTCTGCCCACGTTATCATCTATAGGTTCAGCAAACAAGAAGTCACCACTGAAGATGTGCAG CTTTTGGAGGTGCGGATGCAGTGTGAGTTTAGCAATGGGGACTCTCCTGACCCAGGGGGGCAGCAGACCCCCACCCTGCTCACCCCAGGAGCTTCCTCCAGCCCTCAGGAGATCGAGCCACCCACTCAGTCCTCCACAGGCAGCAACTCCACTGATGGACCCCGAGACAATATACCATGCCTGCA GGTGCGGAGCTCCCCACTGAAGCAGTCTCCGGGCTACCAGGTGGAGCTGGTGATCCAGCTGGTGTGGGTGAGCGGGGAGCCACCTCAGCCGATCACCAGCCTGGCTATCAACTCCTCCTACGGCCT tgtggTGTTAGGAAACAGTAATGGCCTGGCTGTGGTGGACTACCTCCAGAAAACTCTGCTTCTCAACATGGGCACAACAGAGCTGTACAGCCCATCTGACCCCTACCCGAGGCAGCCTCGCTCCCCACGCAAACCACGACAGCCCTCTGGAG ACATTCCAACTGTGACGTCTTGCATGTCCAGACTTTCTAACTTGTATACTGAGTCTGTGAAAAAACTACGTTCATCTCACTTCA CACCCTGTGATTCCAACGATGGGTCCAACACCTCAGAGGACCGCTGCAAATCACCTACTTCAG GATCTACTTCACCTTGCAATTCTGATGATGAACGTAAACAGAAGTTCATAGACAAGG ATGCCAAGGATAACTCATTCACCCGCTCACGTAGTTCAAGTGTAACCAGCATAGACAGAGAATCTCGAGAGGCCATCTCCTCCTTTCACTTCTGTGAGAGTTTCCCCAGGAAGATGGACAACCTGGTCAGCCCCTGTCTGCTGGTGGGAACCACCCAGGGCTCTGTGACGATGGTGGCCCTCAGCCTGCCACCCAGTGGGGACCAGAGGCTCCAGCAACCAGTGAGCATCTCCTCCTGCG GCACTATGGTCAGACTCAAAGGAGGCATTTTGACTATGGCCCTGTTGGACGCTACTGGAACTCTGCTGCCCCCTTCCTACGAGCCATGGTATGACTCAAATGCCTCcgatgaggagaaggagaagagccGGAAGCGCAGGCCAGCCTCCCCTCCCTTGTCACAAGAAGGTCAAGATTCCCAGTTCGCCGTGCTGTGTTCAGAGAAACAGGCCAAAGTGGTGGCCATGCCCTCCCAAACCCGCAtctacaaacacaacatcacaGAGACCTCCTTCGTGCTGAGGGCTGATGTTGTGCAGATGACCGGAGCTAACTGCATCGCCTGTTTCTGCGCTAACGGGCATATCATGACTCTGAG TTTGCCCAGTCTAAGGCCTCTGCTGGATGTGAACTACCTGCCGCTGACAGATATGCGGATAGCCAGAACATTCTGCTTTTCTAACCTGGGTCAGGCCCTATACCTCATCTCTGCCACCGAGATCCAGAGGATCACCTATAGCCAGGAGACCTGCGATAACCTGCAG GAGATGCTCAGTGAGTTATTTACCCCTGTGGAGACACCAGAGGCTCCTAACAGAGGTTTCTTCAAAGGCCTTTTTGGGGGAGGAGCTCAGTCTCTGGACAGGGAAGACCTCT TTGGTGAAACAGCTGCTGGTAAGGCCTCCCGTAGCCTGGCCCAGCACATCCCAGGCCCAGGGAGCATGGAGGGCATGAAGAGTGCAGCATCTGGGGTTGTGGGTGACCTGGCCCGCGCCCGGATAGCTCTGGACGAGAGGGGGCAAAAACTGGGCGAGCTGGAGGAAAGAACGGCAGCCATGATGGCCAGCGCAGACTCCTTTTCTAAACATGCTCATGAT ATGATGCTGAAGTACAAAGATAAGAAGTGGTACCAGCTCTGA